From the Eleutherodactylus coqui strain aEleCoq1 chromosome 9, aEleCoq1.hap1, whole genome shotgun sequence genome, the window TTTAGGAACAAAGTGAACTTGGTTAAGCGACTTGGATAGTTGTTGGTTGAATGCTAGTTCAGTCACAACTATTCCTCTAAACCCCCTTCCCTATACACGCTCAGCTGAAATCCAACATGACCAAGCCTTCCTTCCTCCAACATCTACTGTCGGGACACCTCTATTAGATGGTCATGCCGCAGGTTTGGCCAACCTTTAACAGACGTGTATGGGAGCCTTCTGTTCACGGTAAAAAGACAAAATTCATACCAACTGTTACCCTAATGCACTAACCCTTGAACGTAGCCAAGTATCAAGGTTAACTGTGCAATACAGTAATATCTACTGCTCCAATATCAACACCGATGACCGAAGCCATAAAACCAAGAGAATATTAAATGTATAACCCCCAAGCAGTCATGGCAGTGAGAGCAAATTGCTGTTTGGCTGGAGCAAGCACAATGGGAGAGAGAAATGCGGAAACCATCTTTTGAGGGTGTTCATTGCAACTAAAGTTTAAAAAGGGCAACTTCCCCCAAAATTAACATTTATCATGTATTACTCCTCGATGCCGATGGGAGAAAGGACTACTGCATGCATGATCAACTATTTCTGTATTAAGCATTGAAAAAGTCTACATGAATATCCATCAAGATGGCGGCAATGTGCTGTAAAGAAATATGAAGAGCACGGTGCTTCTACACGGGGACTCAACTACACAGGAACAGGATAGGTACAGATCTGTTAGCATCACTGTATATGTAGAATGAAGAGCAGCATAGACATATTGCCATGCATATGTGTGCTCAGCCTACTCATTGATGCAACGTCGCTAATGGTACAAGAACACATACATTGAGAGTCAGCGGAGAAGATGGAATTACAGAGcggttgcagaaatttctgcaacaaatctgccatgtgcaAATATATACCGTTAAAGGGGTAGTCCTGCTACAAAGTAAAGATGGCCAGCCTCGGAATCACTAGTAGATCACTGCTAattagcttggtattgcaggaaaagttttcattgaagtgaatgagaacttggcctgcatTACCAAGTCTGGCCagtacagtaagaacagagctgtccgcttcctgtagaaatccgtTCAGTGCTTAAGAATACTGACCCAATAATCGTCTATTTAATAAGGGTCCCAGGCGACACACTGCTGCTAATGGATTAATGACCAATTctgagcataggccatcaatggtttaaaacaggacatcccctttaaaggctatggacacattTGGGGTGTTTCTCCTATATCGAAATGGATGTATTTGGGGCTGAATTATTGtcattattttttatataaacgGGGTTTTAGCTACAATTTTGGTACAGTTTAGCTTCTACAACCTCGCTGTATAAAGCAAGCTACAGAATGCCTTCCACTAGCAAATTGTGCGCTTAGGCCTAAAGGAAGTCTCCAGCTCCTCCCATGATCTTTTTTCTTATCAGCAGATCTCTTTAAGATAAAGATAACCTTGATCCGGTCATAAATCAGCTGGCAAGGTGGTTCTAGAGAGGAGCTGCAGATTGTGCCGTCCCACACGAGTTCACAGTTCGCTAGTGAAGGGCCTTCTGCAGCTCGCGATATACATTGATAAAAAGAAATTGGAGGGGCAAAATGGtgcaaaaaatgattttttttacagaaattaCATGCAATGaaggtaaatgtaaaaaaaaaaaaaaatccccaaaaggtCCAAAATGGCGCTAATCATTTCTGTACCCTATAATTGTTCTACTACATCTTGTCAACTTATAGAGTTAAGGAATAACTAAAGCATCGCTCTCCTCCCTTTACCCCCCTCTGCACATTATGGATTGTCAGGTGTCGTCATGGTCTCAATTATTCCCGTTTTATTAACTGCTCCTCTCTGATTTTATATGGTAGCAGGTTGCTTTAAGAGGACGAAAAGCTGCTAAATATTTCCAGGCCCGGCAATCTTCTTTCATACCGTCCAGCAGCCTGCTATCCCTGCACGAACATACCGCGGACCTCATCTTACTTGTTCAAACCGTTTGTCTTTGGATAAGCTGCAGAATGGCCAATCGAAGAAAAAGAAAGAGCGGAGTGAATGCATATATATGGCTCTCATCTTAATGAAAGGACTATCCTAACCATATGGCTGTAAGGCTCTGTGCCTACAGTGTTCCAGGCTTGGAGGGTATGCGCCATTCTCAACGCCTACCTCCGACATAAGCTACTGCGTAGCCATACAGCGATATATCACATCCATTGGCCatgacgttaaaaaaaaaaaagttgagtaaTGCCGTATTTTCCTATACAGCTGTTTAAAAGTTTACTTTATTAGTtcactagtttaaaaaaaatgctgagtCTACACTTAGTCAGAATATCCCTTTTTAAACAAAGTAATGTCAATTTTAACCAAAGACACCAGCAGTGTCCATGAGTAAATATAATAATGCAGAACGACGGACATGTCCGAAAGGTCTATAAGAAATGTCCCAACTCAAAGATCCGCACATTCGTACTACGTAGGCTACTCACTCGCCGTATCAGTTGAGCCAACACAATATTAGTATGAACGGACAAATTCCTATGGCCTTTAAAGACAACCCCCCCCCGCATCACAAGACATATCAGCGGCAATGGAACCAAAGAGTCGGCCATTGCTGGTTTACTAGAGAAGACTTGTGCATCTAGCAAACTAGTGAGTATGAAACCCCCGATGGTTTCTTTGTTGCTGGGCAGCTCAATTGTTTTATCCTCACAGTTAAAAAATACTGTATGACAATTAAAAAATTACACAACACGTTTCCCTCATATAGAATCATCTGAACAATTAGTGCAACTTTTCCTCTTaaatcaaaaaaaataaaaaatccatcaTCCTCCAGTCAATTCGCTGTACACATTGGCACACAAACAGGGCTATGGACTTCCATCAAATAATTAGCACTGCCCATAAACACTGGCCATCTGCCCGAAAACCTGGCATCTCTAAACCCACACTTGTTCTATGTGACTGCCGCTAACGTCAGCATGTAGGAGAGGCTCTGCAAAGTTCgagttctgtgccacatttttgtaaaagttttaaataaaGTGAAAATAtgataatattaaaaaaaaaaagacgtttcCTGAAACAAATGTATGGGTTAAACAGAAAGAAAGTGTGTAAAAATCTATCCGATTGCATGCCTTGCTCTGACTGGTATCAGAATCCGCATACAATAAATATGTGCATTTGGCTTAAGTATACCACTGTGCACCGGAGCTCAGGAAGTCACCGCCATGGCGCCATGTCTACTTCCTTCCACTTCAGCTTCTGGACAGCGTGGAGAAGAGTCAGACAAGATTTCCTGGCTGTCTATCTTTTCCATTGACAGGGACTATTGTGCTCTCGGGATCATTCTGATGAAACTGAAGTCTACTGCCCGTCTGAGACGGGGTAGAGGGGTTATTTTGCTGGTGCTGGAAATAAGAGGAGCCTGGGTAATGTCCCATAACTTCGCTGTAGGTTGGTGGTGGCCCTTCCATTCTGCCACTGCTGCTATAGTTTGTTGCACTGATGCCAGAATTGCTGCTCGGCGGACATGGACCCCCATTGTACATAGATATATCTATCAAATCACTATCAAAAATGGTCCTGTTTGGAGGCGCTCGGACAGATTCTCTGTTAAGTTCCATCTGTTGCTCCGGGTCCCGCAACTGGAGAGTGCACGGACCTTGGTAAGGTGGAGGCTCCTCGCCATCAGAAAGGGAAATTGTAGGAGGAAGGTCGATCTCATGGTGGATATAAGGATATGTCGGCTGGAAGCGGCTGAAATGATCTCTCTGCATAAAGGAAGGAGCTGTGAACCTGTCTCTCGACCTCGGTGCATACATGATCTAGGAAACAGAATTAGCAACACTTATGTATAAGGCATTTTAGTTAACTTTGTAGACAGTCTTTGACTAGCACACATTGTTACTGATCTTTAAAGTGGACTTAACTTTTCATATGACACTTCAGAATAAATCTGCAGCGTGTTCACACTTGAGGAAAAGAATGACTTCTGGCCATTAAACAACTTTCAGTTCtcgctgagctggtgggtgtagactagctgcagTGCTGTTTCCTTATATTATACATGGATAAGATAGCTACTACTCCCTACCACTCTGTAGTACATCATTAAGAACAGTGTgtacagcaggactgagcaggGTAGATGTGATTGCAGTAGCTGTAACACAGTAAgaactattagctgcagcagtatgAGTGTTtgttccctcctcccctctccgaAGACTTCTATATCTGTTACTAGAAACAAACTTCACATGACAGCAGAATGTGGACAAcaagttagaaggaagggagaccgcTACTAGCAACACttaagagggatttttcagcactaaAGTAAATTTATATAAAGCGAGCTGCACTTTTTCTAGTTACTACATTGGATCACATAAGCACAGGTTTGTTGAAAAGGGAGTGACCATTTGAAAAACGCCCAGGAAAGATCTTGTACCGCACGCAACCTTAATGCTGTGgtcacacgggactgaaatcTGGTAGGAAATCacgcggaatgaccgcacggaaataccgtgagatttccacgggagaaatgcagcttcaaaacccacgacaAACATTTTGGAGTGGcttcgctgcggccatctctcctaaAGAGAGGAGAGTGTCCACCAGggaaacggggaaagaattgacatgccgcatgtTTGAATTCCACGCGGCTTGGCCACAACGGATCGGCTGCAGCATGGGGACGAGGATTTTGTaactctcgtccactttgctggctaatccccagAAAAAAAAGTCGCGGGCGGAATGTCTGTGCAGAAATTcggccccgtgtgaccccaaccTTATATTTCTCTTACATAAGATTAAAAATAAGCAGCTGTTTGGCAAAATAAACCTTAAAACCAAAGCTTTTCTGTGAAATCCGCTGCATACTCAACTGTGTGCGCCTCACCTTTGTGATGCATTATTGCACCGTACATATATTCAATTGAAAGAAAACATGAGCTCGTACCTCTGACGTGCCTTGTCGGGAAACCAAGTTATCTGAAGGCCACAGACACCTTTCCTATGAGAGGAGAGAGGAAAAATCAGTATAGAATGAAAACACATCTAGGTGTACTGTAATGAGATCGATCTGCATTTACAACAGCCAAAAAGCAAGATGCAGAGAAAACTGCAGAAGTATTACGGGTCCCTGCGGcccaaacgcagatgtgaacagatccttacatttatttttaaggccaacaaaaaaaaaaaaaagaaagaaaaaaaactatccaaACTTTGCAGAATACCACAAGATTATAGTTGGTACATCTGTGAGGCAGACTGGGATAACTCACAACAGGGCTATAAGTTCCCTGGGACATTTACGTTCCACGTCCGATGTGGTGTACCTGATCCggggcagtgaatgtcctgttggggggctttataatcGGGGCAACTGGACATAAACAGGATGAGATATCATCACCACACAATTCAAGAGGCaaagacggaattacctgtggcaaaacaagccacggacacaacatagaagagaTGAGGGTTATCATACTGAAAGGCACCTTCAAGTTGCAGCATCACAGAAAATTTTACGAGTCTACATtcatggccatttttgatactctcaagaatggaatgaacctcagagtggggttcttgcatcagtggagaatatgaaaggtctgaaggagtcAACAGGGGTGTCCTTTAGGAGtgcacccggggggggggggggggggtggagacacctggggggtgagtaggtcaggggatgacatctctccccaaggagagcacccagaaggggtgctattcccaattattgttttacagacttggtagaAAGTCATACATGGATTttcagaaatgctgccatccaataggtggcgctgcagagatattgttccaccttccttatttgcaggtctgaaggagagataacacacaggcctgtgaccccctaacaccaatttagagatcataaaactgttacattccttaccagtggactaattatttacttctctgctcatcttgtctggtattgttttaagtgcaaattaatctcgctttgtctgtgccttttcatttgTCTACATTTGTACatacagatctgtttcattatgcctgaggaagaaccctgggaGGTTCGAAAACTCGcattaacattatgtatttttgttaggcattaaaagatatatctacaggattactcggtttctcttactaagaacaatcacattttcatctactggctaacaccgtaccaaactttttttcttcattaaaggggttgtcccgcgaaagcaagtgggtctatacacttctgtatggccatattaatgcactttgtaatgtacatcgtgcattaattatgagccatacagaagttattcacttacctgttccgttgctagcgtcctcgtctccatggtgccgtctaatttcagcgtcaaatcgcccgattagacacgcttgcacagtccggtcttctcccttctgaatggggccgctcgtgctggagagctgctcctcgtagctccgccccgtcacgtgtgccgattccagccaatcaggaggctggaatcggcaatggaccgcacagagcccacggtgcaccatgggagaagacccgcggtgcatcgtgggtgaagatcccggcggccatcttggtaaggtaagtaagaagtcgccgcagcgcagggattcgggtaagtactaaacctttttttttgtaacccatcccttgggtttatctcgcgccgaacggggggcctattgaattttaaaaaaaacagtttcaacgcgggacaacccctttaagaccgggCTTACATGACCGTAAAAGTCACAGCGTTCTACTGGTGTAAGGAACTAATATCCCTACGTATAGTCACATTTTTGCACACGTATGCCTGCGCACAAACAGTGTATTCTACGCATGCCGTCGTGCACTGCTTCCCCtggtatgcaatgtaattgcgtatgtactgcACTCCAAATGCACCCACAGAAAACACTAGGACTGTAAGcacataatacgcggtaaaatagaacatgccgcattgTTTTACATCTGCTACATACGCAATAAATATACGCCAGTGCGAATGAAACTATGAAAATCGACACCATTTTGCGTGCATTATACGTAAATCAAATGCGTTCATGTGAGCCTGGGGTAAGGAGGACTCCTCCAGCCACTAGCAGTTCATCGGATCAGGACTAGAAGAGAGGATCTTGTACATTGCTGAAGATACCGTCACCTCAGATGTTGTGCGCTCCCCTCTCCGCGTCCCGGTACTGTAAGCGGTCCTTACCGCCAAGAACAGCCTGTAGAAGCTATGTGCACGTAGCGTCTGAATATGATAAAGTAGCAACAAGTGTAAACCTAATTCAGCTACAGAGAGCAGTGCTGTATACTCCAGCCAGCTTCCTATAACCCCCCCTTGCAGGGTCTTCGCCCCCGGATCTGGAAGAGTAGGAGTCTGGCACATGAGTGACTTGAACAGGTTTAGTCTACAGCACTCCATGCATAAACCACTGCCAAATATTCTGGATCTCATGAGTATTACATTATGTAATCAATACATGTAGACACGACAAGCCGCCAGTAGATGGCACCACTATGTAGATTTTCACTAGAACACACAATCGCCGGTCAGAAAAAAAGACTCAATTCCAGGACGCAAAGCAATTTCCAGTTCAGAAGAACTAACGGACCAGCTGAACCCAATTAGCCAGGATTTCAACCCACTTGATGGAACCAAATCCATTCTTCTCTATATGAAATCAGAGCCGGTAAACCTGTATGTCCAAAGGAAGAGGAGTCGTGTTATAAAGCAGATATAGCGGGGCACAGTAAGTTACGCGCACACATCGCAGAGAACACGCCAGACAAATACCACAAATCCTGCACCAAAAACCTGTGTGCGGCGTCTGATGCCATGACCACCACAGACCTCACTGCCGCATGGCAATAAATTCATTCCACTGtgaagatctgcagcatttccaaagCAAGCATGCAGGGGAGGTTAGATCTACATCAGCGctgtaatccgctgcggaaagTATCCACCGTAACCAAACCGGATTTGTTagaccccattcacttacatcgTACATCGCTGCAGAGCTCTaatgtaaaatctgcagcaactccgcaatgtgtgaacgcaccccaagaAGTCGCCCCATCAGTTGTAGCAGGGGAGAGGATGTTCTGCCTTTACTGAACCAGCCATGAATTCTGCATTGCATTATGGACATCTTAGGCCTGGTGTACAGAGCTTGTGTACATGGTCACACGGCTTTTGCACAAGCCAAAAGTGGATATTAGACAGCATAATGGAAAGCGTTGGGGAATATTCACATAGCGCAGTCAGAGCGCCGGGTTTAAAACATGAATCCTGAGCTGCACAAGGAGACAGAATgcaaagggtggtaataaatggttggtACTCCGATTGGGTCACCGTTGCTAGAGGGGCCtcattgggccccattctgttcaacatatttatcaataacctgatagagggactgcacagtaaaatctcaatatttgcagatgatacaaaattatacaatataattagcgcaacggaggacaatgtacggctacaaacggacctggataagctgggggcttgggcagaaaaatggcaaatgaagttcaatgttgataaatgaaaggttctgcacatgggcaggagaaacaggtgtcaccaatatacactaaaaggggtactgctagggaaaagtgagatggaaaaagacctgggggtgccagtggactgtagactaaactggagtaaccaatgccaatcagctgctgcaaaagcaaataaagtcttggggtgcattaaaagaggtataggggcgaaggacgagaacattatccttccattatataaggcacttatcaggtcccacatggaatactgtgtacagttctggacaccagtgctaaggaaagatgtcacagtgcttgaggggttcaaagaaggggcaacaaaactaataaacggaatgggaggactggaatacccagagaggctatcaatattgggattatttaccttggaaaaaagacggctaaggggcgatcaaataactatgtataaatatattagaggacaatacaaggatctcccctatcatctgtttacacccaggactgcgaccgtaacaagagggcatccgctacatatAGAAGATGTTTCATCCCAAacacagaatggggttctttactgtaagagcagggagactgtggaacactctgcctgcGGACGCGGTGAtcgcaaaatccatagaagagtttaagaggggactagatatcCTTCTACAGCGCTAGGATATTTCAGGATATAGACTTTAGGTGACCTGCAGAGTTGTTGATAGGGGAATCTTCTGGCTGCCGGACTTGGAGTCAGCaaggaaccttctctgaagagtgttgatccaagattattctgactgccattatggagttgggaaggaatttttttccctgagGGTGGGGCAAgtcggcttctgcctcattgggttgcctttttgccttcctctggatcaacatggggggtggacacaggctgaactggattgacatggtctgttttttttttctttttcagcctagcatactatgttactatgttaaaggaaacccatcaggtcagcagggtATGGTGATCTGTTTAGTGGTTTTACAAATAAGACTTTTTGAAACTTTCCAGGGTTGGACAGGAGGAGTTGAGTTCAATGACGCTCATGCATATTCATATATACACACTCCGCCCTCCTCTTCCCTCCAGATCTCTCCATGGGCACATTAATACAGAAAGATCTGTCAATCTGCATCTGGAAGGGCAGGGAGAGAGTGTACATGCGTTTATGGCTCTTTGGGGAACATCACAACTTCCCTTTAAAGGAAAGCACAGGCTCTGAAGCTCTGCACGTTCCATCAGACCATGGAGATTAAAGGGTTAAACGGCCATAAAGCAGGAAGCTGCTGAGAGAACAGGAGGGGTTAACAGCTCACTCAGCGACATGTTCAACCCCTCTACTGCAATGTCCTCAAAAGCCAATGGTGGCCAGTCAATAAGGAGTTAACCATATTAAATTAGTACAtgaaaaagggagaaaaacaaaaactggaTGTGGTTGCAAGACAGGAGCGATCGTAAGGGGCCTCCATTATATAGGAAAAAGCATCTGAACCCAAAGCTTTCATTCATCTGTTGGCACAAAATGCAGACTTGGACAGACTCCTGCAATACGAGCAATTAGGATGAAATGATAATGCAGTCGGCTATAAAAGGAGAAATGCAACCCGCCAACATCTCACTGAATCAGAGGAAAGTTTAGTCTCCAGACATGTCGCAAGCAAACTGCGTAAGGTCAGTGCAACCAACCTACCTTCATCATCATCGTCATTACTGACTCACTCCGGGGAATCTCTGCCCACAGGCCAGCTACATACTGGAGCGCCAACAAACGGGGATTTGTCATATTCTCCAAGAGATCGCCCTGTACGATGTGCCAGCGTGGAGGTGGTGCATGTCCCTGGGTAATCACTTGGGAATGCCTCCCGCTGAGCTCACCGCCGTACCACAAAGTATGCCCGGCCTGGTCTGTACACGCCGAAACGGCACCGAAAACCAAACCGCTCGCTTTTACAAAAATGTAACCAAATAAAGTTGCAACACATTaatgtcttaattagagatgagcgaacgtgctcggccacgcccctttttcgcccgaataccgcgatttccgagtacttccgtactcgggcgaaaaaattagggg encodes:
- the LDLRAD4 gene encoding low-density lipoprotein receptor class A domain-containing protein 4 isoform X1, producing MQEAGFQATNAFTECKFTCTSGKCLYLGSLICNQLNDCGDNSDEENCPTEHPLPGIFNSELEFVQIIIIIVVITVMVVVIVCLLNHYKLSTWSFINRQSQSRRQEEILQPERCLWPSDNLVSRQGTSEIMYAPRSRDRFTAPSFMQRDHFSRFQPTYPYIHHEIDLPPTISLSDGEEPPPYQGPCTLQLRDPEQQMELNRESVRAPPNRTIFDSDLIDISMYNGGPCPPSSNSGISATNYSSSGRMEGPPPTYSEVMGHYPGSSYFQHQQNNPSTPSQTGSRLQFHQNDPESTIVPVNGKDRQPGNLV
- the LDLRAD4 gene encoding low-density lipoprotein receptor class A domain-containing protein 4 isoform X2, whose product is MSSDPRNSTLQDAAVTDLLLVKAELEFVQIIIIIVVITVMVVVIVCLLNHYKLSTWSFINRQSQSRRQEEILQPERCLWPSDNLVSRQGTSEIMYAPRSRDRFTAPSFMQRDHFSRFQPTYPYIHHEIDLPPTISLSDGEEPPPYQGPCTLQLRDPEQQMELNRESVRAPPNRTIFDSDLIDISMYNGGPCPPSSNSGISATNYSSSGRMEGPPPTYSEVMGHYPGSSYFQHQQNNPSTPSQTGSRLQFHQNDPESTIVPVNGKDRQPGNLV